CCATGACCGTGACCGTCTACACCGTCCCCAACTGCTCGTCGTGTGAGGCCGTCAAACGTTTCCTCCGCAGCCGCGGCGTGCCCTTCACGGAGAAGAATATCCGCGAGGACCCGGCCGCCCTGGCCGAGATGCAGGCCCGGGCGAACGTCCGCATTGCTCCGGTCACGGTGATCGGTGACCAGGCCTTTTACGGCACCTTCGACGACCAGCGGCCGCTCCTGGAAGCGGCCCTGGGGGAGAATGGAATAT
This sequence is a window from Deinococcus grandis. Protein-coding genes within it:
- a CDS encoding glutaredoxin family protein; amino-acid sequence: MSMTVTVYTVPNCSSCEAVKRFLRSRGVPFTEKNIREDPAALAEMQARANVRIAPVTVIGDQAFYGTFDDQRPLLEAALGENGI